A DNA window from Panthera tigris isolate Pti1 chromosome X, P.tigris_Pti1_mat1.1, whole genome shotgun sequence contains the following coding sequences:
- the LOC102967500 gene encoding 3-beta-hydroxysteroid-Delta(8),Delta(7)-isomerase gives MTTNASPLHPYWPRHLRLDNFVPNDCPTWHLLAGLFSVSGVLVVTTWLLSGRAAVVPLGTWRRLSLCWFAVCGFIHLVIEGWFSLYHEDLLEDQAFLSQLWKEYAKGDSRYILSDNFTICMETITACLWGPLSLWVVIAFLRQQPLRFVLQLVVSVGQIYGDVLYFLTEHRDGFQHGELGHPLYFWFYFVFMNALWLVLPGILVLDSVKQLAHAQSMLDAKATKGKSKQN, from the exons ATGACCACCAATGCCAGCCCTTTGCACCCATACTGGCCTCGGCACCTGAGGCTGGACAACTTTGTGCCCAATGACTGCCCCACTTGGCATCTCCTGGCtggcctcttctctgtctctggagTCTTGGTTGTGACCACGTGGCTGTTGTCAGGTCGTGCTGCAGTTGTCCCCCTGGGGACTTGGCGGCGACTGTCCCTGTGCTGGTTTGCAGTATGTGGGTTCATTCACCTGGTGATTGAGGGCTGGTTCAGCCTCTACCACGAAGATCTTCTTGAAGACCAAGCTTTCTTGTCCCAACTCT GGAAAGAGTATGCCAAGGGAGACAGCCGATATATCCT GAGTGACAACTTCACGATATGCATGGAAACCATCACAGCTTGCCTATGGGGACCACTCAGCCTATGGGTTGTGATCGCCTTTCTCCGCCAGCAGCCCCTCCGCTTTGTCTTACAGCTCGTGGTCTCTGTAG GTCAGATCTACGGGGATGTGCTCTATTTCCTGACAGAGCACCGGGACGGATTCCAGCATGGGGAGCTGGGCCATCCACTCTACTTCTGGTTTTACTTTGTCTTCATGAACGCTCTGTGGCTGGTGCTACCTGGAATCCTCGTGCTTGATTCTGTAAAGCAGCTCGCTCATGCCCAGAGCATGCTGGATGCCAAAGCCACAAAAGGCAAGAGCAAGCAGAACTAA